Part of the Pagrus major chromosome 9, Pma_NU_1.0 genome, GTGACTGAGTTCCTCATTgccgccagagcctcgtcccactcatccatcctcattctcctcgacctatctgctgtgtttgacacagacaaccaccaaatcctcctctccactctggctgaacttggcatcgctgactctgctctaacctggttcacatcatacctgacaaatcgcaccttcCAAGTCATttggaatggctccttgtccaaaccctgctttctggaaactggtgtccctcaaggctcagtactacgaccacttctgttttcactattcactagatcactaggctctgcaatcacatcacattgaTTCTCCtaccactgttatgcagacGACAACCAACTGTTCATCTCTTTCCCCCATCCTCTAACACCCACGTTGCAACGCacatctcggaatgtctggcagacatctccgcttggacaactgcgcatcacctcaagctcaaccttcataAATCTGAACTCttcttcatcccggggaaagactgccctcgcATGGACCTGTCAATCACTATCGAGGacgtcacagtatcgccttcatcgactgcgaggaacctgggtgtAATCCTCGACAACAGACTATCTTGCACCCccatcatcactgctgtggcccgatcctgcagatttgccctctacaacatccgcaggatctggtctttcctcacaaaggacgcaacgcaactcctggtccaagcgctggtcatctcccgcctggactactgcaactcgctcttggctggactcccagcctcttcGACTGAACCGTTGCAgtgtatccagaacgctgcagcgcgcctCATTTTtaatctacccaaattctcccatgtgacccccctcctccgtgacctccactggcttcttATTGCAGCCTGCATTCGATTcaagacatttacatttacatttagggcatttagcagacacttttgtccaaagcgacttccaataagtacatttgtcacaaaaaagaaaccacaacatatcactgtcgataaagtagaaaaggaaaaatagaaacagttttcaagccctcatctgagcatggTAGATGCTATTTATCAAAGATACctaagtacataagtgctatggtttaagtgctaagggtattagggcccgagcaggaaacctgctaggtccctattgtttttgtagtgatccttttttttttctttgtcccaaataatcgcatttttcactgcctgaacataccccaaaactcaccaaacttaGAATATACATCACACCTGGCAAAAAATGTTATAATCtcttgtcgttgtgaattttcaccactaggtggcgctataatcaaggaaagtgcgttttgcctTATAACTgccatatactttgtcgcacattcaaaaaccttatatccatgCGTTcatgaattgtgctgaatctcctgataatttgcacgaaactttacacacagcatctgtggacccttctgacaaaatttattaaaagaattttgatattccaaagaatactcaagttattaaataacaacttcccgcagattttgttccaaacagAAGTGTTGCgtatctccacattggtttgtccaaatgacatgaaactcaggttactacttccccatgagcccctaaggctctgtgcaaaattcTGGGCGATgaacactaggtggcgctctttaaattgaagcaTTTTATAGCTCCACATCGGTTGCtcagattaacacgaaacttggtagaATTATTgtcaatgccctcctgaggatatcCGTTGAAGGTTTTACCGAtccgacactaggtggcgctctggtggcaggctaatttaatatttggcactgtgcccacaccatagcccttatggatatgaaattgataggggtggtatagactaacccctgtaactcacacaccaaaaatgaccagcaggtggcgctattatcaacaaaaaaaacgtttttgctaataactcccacataatatggcgcacattgttaaaccttatatctacgtgttccctgcattcagctgaattgtgtgatataggccacgcccactttctcgctaaatttccattcgcaaattcacaaaaaatgaaaaacctacttttttgaactcctcccaggcaatttctccgatttgcacaaaactttgcacagaGTATTTGTGGACCCTCCTGAGAAAAAGTTATCTAAACAATTGTGATAGTCCAAAGAATGCCCAAAAAATagaacaacaatttcctgcacattgtggtcaaacagacattcttgcaTATCTTCAccaaatacagtccgattaacacacGGACAATTAAGGCACGCATACACAATAATCGGGCAATTGGGCCGGATAAGCGCTACGCCCCGGCAGCAGCACACCCCGACGCGCGTTGACTGCGAGGGcctgttcatcactgcttgcagttttaatttttatttatttattttttttttggggggggggggggggtcatgCTATGAGGGGTccaggtgaagtctgaacaagtgggtcttgagtcttttgcggaagatggcaaGTGACTCTGTGATGGACGGACAGCCCCAAAACATAATGCCCCCAGCCACGGCTATCACCAGCGTGGAGGcataagaaacagaaaaacagaaagagattctctgcatttctAGCAGTTTTCAACAGTTTAACATTGTGACCGCCTGCAGAGGAAAGGCtaaataaaagtacagttcTACAGGATATGTATCTAGGTACATATCCTGCATTTCAACAAATGCtgtcaaaatattattttagaaaatgaaattaatgtcTTGAGTATACacaattaattacatgtaataTTTTAAGTACTTATAATTATGAATTTATCTAGTTTTAACATGAATAAGACTTTTCTGTGTCagacctttttttccccttttgtcTCAAGAGTCAATGTTGATGCTGGTCAAACTAATGACCTGGTTATTTTGATAACTGCTATgctaaaagagaaaacagagtttgaattcctctgtgttttgttgttgtagccaAGCTGTTACTAATATAAGTTGTAACGGCAAACGCCCTGTACTCATATGACCATTTATGCTGTGACACGGTGGATGAAACATTTGACAAGACGGGTGTTCTCTGATAATGGAAAATGTTTCTATTGTAAGAATTTTTATTCTAACAGGGTTAAATGAGACAAATAACTACAGAGTAGTTCTCTTCCCACTCACTTTACTGTATTACtgcatgattttgtttttcaatatGACTATCATCATGATCATCATTTTGGATAAAAACCTGCATGAACCTATGTATATTTTATTGTGCAGTTTTTGCATTAATGGACTTTATGGGACCGCAGGTTTCTACCCTAAATTCATCTTTGATCTATTGTCTTCTTCTCATGAAATCTCATATGAAGCATGTCTCCTACAGGCTTTTGTCATGTACTCTTCTATTTGCAGTGATTTGTCTATTCTAGCCGTCATGGCGTACGACAGATATCTGGCTATATGTCGACCACTGCACTACCACTCTTTCATGTCTAAGAGGAGGGTATGTCAGATGGTGTGTTTCTCCTGGATAACACCTTTCTGCATCTTCTCCAACAATATTGTGATGACATCAGGACTTAGATTGTGCAGTACAGCCATGAAAAAAATTGTATGTGTGAATTGGATGATTGTTAAACTTGCATGCCCTGATGCTAACACTATTCCAAACAACATAATTGcatattttacaattttctTGTATGTGTCTCATGGGTTTTTCGTCATTTGGACTTATATGCATCTCATCAAAACTTCTGTGAGGTCCAAAGATGACAGAGTAAAGTTTATGCAGACATGTGTGCCCCATTTAGCCTCTTTAACTACATTTGTAGCTATAATAGTTTTTGATTTCATGTACATGCGATTTGGCTCCACAGATTTACCTCAAAGCCTTCAAAACTTCATCTCTATAGAATTTCTGCTCATTCCTCCTGTTTTGAATCCTCTGATATATGGATTCAAACTGACCAAAATACGACACAGAATTCTgggttttgtttatgttcaaaGAAAATGACCTCTTCCTCAAAGTTTTGACAAAGATCAAAAGTTTTCTTTACTATATATTATGATTTCTGGGTTAAGGTTTGTGTTTCTACGTGActgatgaaaacagatttcaGTATATGTTGaccaacaaaacatttaactggGATAAAAAGCAGCATACTAACT contains:
- the LOC141001912 gene encoding olfactory receptor 6B2-like, translating into MENVSIVRIFILTGLNETNNYRVVLFPLTLLYYCMILFFNMTIIMIIILDKNLHEPMYILLCSFCINGLYGTAGFYPKFIFDLLSSSHEISYEACLLQAFVMYSSICSDLSILAVMAYDRYLAICRPLHYHSFMSKRRVCQMVCFSWITPFCIFSNNIVMTSGLRLCSTAMKKIVCVNWMIVKLACPDANTIPNNIIAYFTIFLYVSHGFFVIWTYMHLIKTSVRSKDDRVKFMQTCVPHLASLTTFVAIIVFDFMYMRFGSTDLPQSLQNFISIEFLLIPPVLNPLIYGFKLTKIRHRILGFVYVQRK